A genomic region of Trichothermofontia sichuanensis B231 contains the following coding sequences:
- the bioD gene encoding ATP-dependent dethiobiotin synthetase BioD, with protein sequence MNKTLLIAGTDTGVGKTLLSRALAHYGQTYYADRRIETVSIGLGGLGADSDCPQGVEAAGAVAPAVPVGLECDRLWAQVSQLGEVCDWVLLDGVGSLGTPLTGETTLADLAWDWRLPTLLVVPVASGAIAQAIAQVALARQCRVHVRGMILNCLSPDAAAQIETWVPIDLLQSLTNVRVLGTFPYLPVPTDTDKQLQAVSGLDLDRLFPW encoded by the coding sequence TTGAACAAAACGTTACTAATTGCGGGTACCGATACTGGTGTGGGAAAGACACTCCTGTCAAGAGCGTTGGCCCACTATGGGCAAACCTATTATGCCGATCGCCGCATTGAAACCGTGTCGATAGGATTGGGAGGATTGGGGGCAGACTCCGATTGTCCGCAAGGGGTAGAGGCTGCCGGAGCAGTCGCGCCCGCCGTGCCCGTGGGGCTAGAGTGCGATCGCCTGTGGGCACAGGTGAGCCAGCTAGGCGAAGTCTGTGACTGGGTATTACTGGATGGGGTAGGCAGCCTGGGAACCCCCTTAACCGGTGAGACAACCTTGGCGGATCTGGCGTGGGATTGGCGACTGCCCACCCTATTGGTCGTACCCGTGGCTTCTGGGGCGATCGCGCAAGCCATAGCACAGGTAGCCCTGGCTCGTCAGTGTCGGGTCCATGTACGCGGCATGATTCTCAACTGTCTATCACCAGACGCAGCGGCCCAGATAGAGACTTGGGTCCCCATCGACCTCCTACAATCCCTGACGAATGTGCGTGTGTTAGGGACCTTCCCCTATCTGCCCGTGCCCACGGATACCGACAAGCAGCTTCAGGCAGTTTCGGGGTTGGATCTCGATCGCTTGTTTCCCTGGTGA
- a CDS encoding ATP-dependent helicase has translation MMLSLDSFATPAANHPEHAIQSLRAKLRRGQQAMADWQGGPLAVSAVPGAGKSTGMAGAAAIAIARHQLHLRRQLVLVTFTRSAAASLKSKVRSALQELGLPPLGFSVHTLHGLALNIATRYPELSGLDLDNVAIVSPNQSHRLIRIAVDQWIATAPRLYQRLLEGVQFDSEEAERLRRQSVLRTQVLPELAKTVIHEAKSSGLQPEDLRQLSEAVPDEYATLAIAAGLYEQYQALLRARNFIDYDEMILAALRVLTDATARQTWQEQTFAVFEDEAQDSTPLQTCLLEILATDPQHPEQPPNLVRVGDPNQAINSTFTPADPIFFRTFCDRCTATGQLVTMDEAGRSTPIIIEAANFTLNWVNEQCRQRLRQTSAATGMAPLLTTMALPFRPQTIRPVPSGDVQPNPPPTGQGLELYQPQDIYQTVDWIGERALALLREHPDHSAAVLVRENRQGQFVAQRLQDRFKQAGIEIYEVGEQERHSHVPSEMLALLQFLDRPHSPDRLKAALSVLVSRQRIPAQDLDALASLPEQFLYPTPLDPPQPEPVQRARRYGVSLLRARLELPSYQLISFLALSLGYDQTELATADKLVSRVLQQTQGDSSLAAMITVLSEITNSERFEPVETDEAESRYARAGRLTIITMHKAKGLDWDYVFLPFLHDTVIPGNPWVPLQAQFLGEFTLAEVARAQIRADLHAQLDTPVDNPAAVAGAVSPLASPAIAWQQANELKLAEEYRLLYVAMTRARRLLWMSAARQGPFSWNQLGKLGDRTPCPVLPALRRRFPQSCF, from the coding sequence ATGATGCTTTCTCTTGATAGCTTCGCGACCCCTGCAGCGAATCACCCTGAACACGCCATTCAGTCCCTCCGGGCAAAACTCCGACGGGGGCAACAGGCAATGGCCGATTGGCAGGGGGGGCCGTTGGCGGTGTCCGCTGTACCCGGAGCTGGGAAATCGACGGGCATGGCCGGAGCAGCCGCGATCGCGATCGCCCGTCACCAACTGCACCTGCGTCGCCAGCTTGTGCTAGTCACCTTTACGCGATCGGCGGCGGCCAGCCTCAAGAGCAAAGTGCGATCGGCCTTGCAGGAACTGGGGTTACCGCCCCTGGGGTTTAGCGTCCACACGCTCCACGGGCTAGCATTAAACATTGCCACCCGCTATCCGGAACTGTCGGGCCTGGATTTGGACAATGTGGCGATCGTCAGCCCGAACCAGAGCCACCGCCTGATCCGCATTGCCGTTGACCAGTGGATTGCTACGGCTCCCCGGCTCTACCAACGCCTGTTGGAAGGGGTGCAGTTTGATAGCGAAGAGGCGGAACGCTTACGACGACAATCGGTCCTGCGCACCCAGGTGTTACCCGAACTGGCCAAGACTGTGATCCACGAGGCAAAAAGTTCTGGCCTGCAACCGGAGGACCTGCGGCAACTGAGCGAAGCCGTGCCCGATGAGTATGCCACCCTGGCGATCGCGGCGGGGCTGTATGAGCAATACCAGGCCCTCCTGCGTGCCCGCAATTTTATTGACTATGACGAAATGATCCTGGCGGCCCTGCGGGTGTTGACCGATGCGACCGCCCGCCAAACTTGGCAGGAGCAAACCTTTGCTGTCTTTGAGGATGAGGCTCAGGATTCGACCCCCCTGCAAACTTGCCTGCTGGAAATTCTGGCCACAGACCCGCAGCACCCAGAGCAGCCTCCTAACCTGGTGCGCGTCGGTGATCCAAACCAGGCCATTAACTCAACCTTTACGCCCGCCGACCCAATTTTCTTCCGCACCTTCTGCGATCGCTGCACAGCAACGGGGCAACTGGTGACAATGGATGAAGCGGGTCGCAGTACGCCGATTATTATTGAGGCGGCTAACTTTACCCTGAACTGGGTGAATGAGCAGTGTCGTCAACGCTTGCGCCAAACAAGCGCTGCTACCGGTATGGCCCCTCTCTTGACGACGATGGCCCTACCCTTTCGGCCCCAAACTATCCGCCCGGTGCCTTCCGGCGATGTCCAGCCGAACCCGCCGCCCACGGGCCAAGGTTTAGAGTTATATCAACCCCAGGATATTTATCAAACGGTGGACTGGATTGGCGAGCGCGCGCTCGCCCTGCTACGCGAGCATCCCGACCACAGCGCCGCTGTTCTCGTGCGGGAAAATCGCCAGGGGCAGTTTGTGGCCCAACGGTTACAAGATCGGTTTAAGCAGGCAGGCATCGAGATCTACGAAGTCGGGGAGCAGGAACGCCATTCCCATGTGCCCAGTGAAATGCTGGCCTTATTGCAATTCCTCGATCGGCCCCACTCGCCCGATCGCCTCAAGGCCGCCCTGAGCGTCCTCGTCAGCCGTCAACGCATCCCGGCCCAAGATCTCGACGCCCTCGCCAGCCTGCCAGAACAGTTCCTCTACCCCACCCCCCTTGATCCGCCCCAACCAGAACCCGTGCAACGGGCACGCCGCTATGGCGTCAGCCTCCTGCGAGCACGCTTAGAACTGCCCAGTTATCAATTAATTTCCTTCCTGGCTTTAAGCCTGGGTTACGACCAGACCGAACTGGCCACTGCTGATAAACTGGTCAGCCGCGTCTTGCAACAAACCCAGGGGGATAGCTCCCTGGCCGCCATGATAACTGTCTTAAGTGAGATTACCAACTCGGAGCGCTTTGAACCCGTCGAAACCGATGAGGCTGAGTCCCGCTACGCCCGCGCCGGTCGACTGACAATTATCACAATGCACAAAGCCAAGGGACTGGATTGGGATTATGTGTTTTTGCCTTTCCTGCACGATACCGTGATTCCCGGTAACCCCTGGGTGCCGCTGCAAGCCCAATTCCTCGGTGAGTTCACCCTGGCGGAAGTGGCCCGTGCCCAAATTCGTGCCGATCTCCATGCCCAATTGGATACCCCTGTCGACAATCCCGCCGCCGTGGCAGGCGCCGTTTCTCCCCTGGCCTCACCCGCGATCGCATGGCAGCAGGCAAACGAGTTAAAGTTAGCGGAAGAGTATCGCTTGCTTTACGTGGCCATGACGCGGGCACGACGGTTGCTTTGGATGTCAGCCGCGCGGCAGGGTCCCTTTAGCTGGAATCAGTTAGGTAAGCTAGGCGATCGCACCCCCTGCCCAGTCTTACCCGCCCTCCGTCGCCGGTTCCCCCAGTCTTGTTTTTAA
- a CDS encoding GH3 auxin-responsive promoter family protein has product MSNLFFPLLSAVALAVKANFVRKTRQTERVQAEFLRSLLKAHQHTEFGQQYQLGEIRTIDDFRQRVPIQPYSGFAAYTERIANGEPNILVADPVIHMNLSSGSTGNRKLIPVTRRSRQILTWAYLVAAGFACEAARKRGVPLGKMLFVSSARSQGKTAGGISYNFISNSDVQLLGSLYRQVVAYPYEVFQIADTTARTYVCLLFALRQPNLRVIAATFPVLAIQLANFLAQYAEPMIEDLAQGTIAPWLTIDPPIRQQLERQWSAAPDRAAALRSHLHTPGSLIPAQAWPTLSFIITARGGSSDFYFQRFPTLFGETPVFGGIYSCAEAIFGMHRAFNTDSVALAIASGFYEFIPEDQWHLEQPQTLLPWEVKPGEHYRIVFTNYSGFYRYDIGDVVEVDGFMGTTPLIIFRHRQGGVLSSTTEKTNEHHLVQVMQSLQRAFQITLENFCITLSDDRIPAHYLVNIELASGSTLADPEQFLLAFDRTLKEVSVLYQVKRIDQVPAPRLRILAPGSFAQLQQRLCDRGVGAAQFKFPHLSEDRQFLAGLEVLQEVRLAEEYAAKG; this is encoded by the coding sequence ATGAGTAATTTATTTTTTCCGCTGCTGTCAGCCGTTGCCCTCGCTGTTAAAGCTAATTTTGTGCGCAAAACACGGCAAACTGAGCGTGTACAAGCTGAGTTTTTACGATCGCTCCTGAAGGCTCATCAACACACGGAATTCGGACAACAGTACCAGTTAGGCGAGATTCGTACGATCGACGATTTCCGGCAGCGGGTACCTATTCAGCCCTACAGTGGCTTTGCGGCCTACACCGAGCGCATTGCTAACGGGGAACCGAATATTCTGGTGGCTGATCCAGTGATCCACATGAACCTCTCTAGTGGGTCAACGGGCAATCGGAAGTTAATTCCTGTCACCCGGCGATCGCGCCAAATCCTGACTTGGGCATACCTGGTGGCGGCTGGGTTTGCCTGTGAGGCTGCCAGAAAGCGGGGGGTGCCCCTAGGGAAAATGCTCTTTGTCAGTTCTGCCCGTAGCCAGGGCAAGACAGCGGGGGGAATTAGTTACAACTTCATCAGCAACAGCGATGTCCAGCTATTGGGGTCTCTCTATCGACAAGTCGTGGCCTATCCCTACGAGGTGTTCCAGATTGCCGATACTACGGCCCGAACCTATGTCTGTTTGCTTTTTGCCCTACGCCAGCCTAACCTGCGGGTGATTGCCGCCACCTTCCCGGTCTTGGCGATTCAACTGGCGAATTTCCTGGCGCAATATGCTGAGCCGATGATTGAGGATCTGGCCCAGGGCACGATCGCGCCCTGGTTAACGATCGATCCGCCGATCCGGCAGCAGCTTGAACGGCAATGGTCAGCGGCTCCCGATCGGGCGGCGGCTCTGCGATCACACCTGCACACCCCTGGCTCCCTCATCCCCGCCCAGGCGTGGCCCACTCTCTCATTTATCATCACGGCTAGGGGGGGGAGTTCCGATTTCTACTTCCAGCGGTTTCCTACCCTATTTGGTGAAACGCCTGTTTTTGGCGGCATTTATTCTTGCGCCGAGGCCATTTTTGGGATGCACCGGGCCTTTAATACTGACAGCGTGGCCTTGGCGATCGCCAGTGGATTTTATGAATTTATTCCTGAGGATCAGTGGCACTTAGAGCAACCGCAAACGCTTTTACCGTGGGAAGTGAAACCGGGGGAACACTACCGAATTGTGTTTACTAATTACAGTGGTTTCTATCGCTATGACATCGGCGATGTAGTGGAAGTCGATGGTTTTATGGGTACGACGCCGTTGATTATCTTTCGCCATCGGCAGGGTGGGGTCTTGTCCTCGACTACGGAAAAGACGAATGAACACCATCTGGTGCAGGTGATGCAATCCCTCCAACGGGCGTTCCAAATTACGCTGGAAAATTTCTGTATTACCCTATCCGACGATCGCATTCCGGCCCATTATTTAGTCAATATCGAACTCGCCTCAGGTTCCACCCTGGCTGATCCAGAACAATTCCTGCTGGCCTTCGATCGTACCCTTAAGGAAGTCAGCGTGCTCTATCAGGTTAAACGCATCGATCAGGTGCCCGCCCCCCGGTTACGCATCCTGGCCCCTGGGAGTTTTGCCCAGTTGCAGCAACGGTTGTGCGATCGTGGGGTGGGGGCGGCCCAGTTCAAGTTCCCCCACCTAAGCGAAGATCGGCAATTTTTAGCCGGATTAGAAGTCCTCCAGGAGGTGCGGTTGGCGGAGGAGTATGCTGCTAAAGGCTAG
- a CDS encoding heavy metal-responsive transcriptional regulator: MTIAAGLKIGEVAKQTGVGVGALRYYESLGLLQSERGDNGYRYYSLAAVQQVQFIKRAQALGFSLEEIGEILTVHQQGHTPCDLVQSLLQSKIEKIDAQIQEMLAFKAVLEDYRDRWQVGVPYSPNSHICPLIETVPL, translated from the coding sequence ATGACGATCGCAGCAGGTTTGAAAATTGGTGAAGTGGCTAAACAGACAGGGGTAGGGGTAGGTGCCCTGCGCTATTACGAAAGCTTGGGGCTACTCCAGTCTGAGCGGGGAGACAATGGCTATCGCTATTATTCCTTGGCAGCCGTGCAGCAGGTACAGTTTATTAAGCGTGCACAGGCCCTGGGCTTTTCCCTGGAAGAGATTGGTGAAATATTAACGGTGCATCAGCAGGGTCATACCCCCTGTGACCTGGTACAGTCACTCTTGCAAAGTAAGATTGAAAAAATCGATGCCCAGATTCAGGAAATGCTGGCCTTTAAGGCGGTATTAGAAGACTATCGCGATCGCTGGCAAGTTGGTGTCCCCTATTCCCCCAATAGCCATATTTGTCCGCTGATCGAAACAGTGCCCTTATAA
- a CDS encoding phenylpyruvate tautomerase MIF-related protein, translated as MPLIKVQTSIAAPEPAQVTTLLKQLSASLAKHVGKPEAYVMTALEPGMAMTFGGTTEPVCYIEIKNIGTFSPSLTKAMSQDFCQQIEAALGVPQNRIYIEFTNATGAMWGWNGSTFG; from the coding sequence ATGCCATTGATTAAAGTTCAAACCTCGATCGCGGCACCAGAGCCAGCCCAAGTCACCACCCTCTTAAAGCAACTGTCGGCCAGCCTAGCGAAGCATGTGGGCAAGCCCGAAGCCTACGTGATGACAGCCCTAGAACCGGGGATGGCGATGACCTTTGGCGGTACAACTGAGCCGGTCTGCTATATCGAGATCAAAAATATCGGTACCTTTTCCCCTAGCCTTACCAAGGCCATGAGCCAGGATTTTTGTCAACAAATTGAGGCAGCTTTAGGTGTCCCCCAAAATCGTATCTACATCGAATTTACTAATGCTACCGGGGCGATGTGGGGCTGGAACGGCTCCACCTTTGGGTAA
- a CDS encoding flavin reductase family protein, whose protein sequence is MLDEQAKRTMLRKIPHGLYICGVKEGDEVNGFTASWVMQASFKPPLVVNCVKQDSRSHAMIKASRVFSLSVLEAGQKDLAEKFFKPQRRVGDKFEDVEFYLGETGCPIIKDTLGYVECQVVGAIEQGDHTVFVGEVIAAGVHRDGEPLLLESTGWNYGG, encoded by the coding sequence TTGTTAGACGAACAAGCCAAACGGACGATGCTACGCAAAATTCCCCACGGGTTGTATATCTGTGGCGTGAAGGAGGGGGATGAGGTCAATGGCTTTACGGCCAGTTGGGTCATGCAAGCCTCGTTTAAGCCACCCTTGGTGGTCAATTGTGTCAAGCAGGATAGCCGATCGCACGCCATGATCAAGGCATCCCGTGTCTTTAGCTTGAGTGTGCTGGAAGCAGGACAAAAAGACCTGGCAGAGAAATTCTTTAAACCCCAGCGCCGAGTCGGCGACAAGTTTGAGGATGTGGAATTCTACCTGGGTGAAACGGGGTGCCCGATTATTAAAGATACACTGGGCTATGTGGAGTGTCAGGTTGTGGGTGCGATTGAACAGGGCGATCATACGGTTTTTGTCGGTGAAGTGATCGCTGCGGGAGTCCATCGAGACGGCGAACCGCTGCTGCTAGAAAGTACAGGTTGGAATTATGGAGGATAG
- a CDS encoding D-alanyl-D-alanine carboxypeptidase produces the protein MSLWLQQAGVPTRSFDWQTWQDTPGWVLTNEVNPQLERTIAQYLQGLNNKGMAPTQQGIWLQSGSTLLMNHQGTRPLPAASLTKVATSLAALETWEPQHRFTTIVSATGPITNGVLRGNLVVQGNGDPLFVWEEAIALGHSLNRLGIRQVQGDLVIAGDFWMNYETNPLVAGNFLRRALDDRLWDWEITAQHEAMPPGTPRSRVAITGTVRLVTAEPTGVPLLRHESLPLAQILKLMNVYSNNAIAEMLAQILGGGATVVAPLAAQAAGVPVTEIRLINGSGLGQENQISPRAAAAMMMALQRSLQPYSLTIADLMPVIGRDVGTAEGRKLPTHTAIKTGTLWDVSALTGVFPTEKHGLIWFTIINRGTDIDLLRAQQDQLVQSLARQWGVAPIPPATLTPHIWRNPDDQMLGALGRNYALVPGRG, from the coding sequence ATGTCCTTGTGGCTTCAGCAGGCAGGAGTACCCACCCGATCGTTTGATTGGCAAACTTGGCAGGATACCCCAGGGTGGGTGCTCACGAATGAGGTGAATCCGCAACTAGAACGCACGATCGCGCAATATCTCCAGGGACTCAATAATAAGGGGATGGCTCCCACCCAGCAAGGGATCTGGTTACAGAGTGGATCAACCTTGCTCATGAATCATCAAGGGACAAGGCCCCTGCCGGCTGCTTCTTTAACGAAGGTGGCTACCTCGCTGGCAGCCCTGGAAACCTGGGAACCTCAACATCGCTTTACTACGATCGTCAGCGCTACTGGACCGATCACCAATGGGGTACTGCGGGGAAATTTAGTGGTTCAGGGCAATGGCGATCCCCTATTTGTTTGGGAGGAAGCGATCGCCTTGGGGCATAGCCTCAATCGCCTGGGGATTCGCCAAGTTCAGGGGGATTTGGTCATCGCGGGGGACTTCTGGATGAACTATGAAACCAATCCTCTGGTAGCCGGGAATTTTCTACGACGGGCGCTGGACGATCGCCTGTGGGATTGGGAAATTACTGCCCAGCATGAGGCCATGCCACCGGGAACACCGCGATCGCGGGTGGCTATTACCGGTACGGTACGATTGGTCACGGCTGAACCCACTGGCGTCCCCCTGTTACGCCATGAGTCTTTGCCCCTAGCTCAAATCCTCAAGTTGATGAATGTCTACAGCAATAATGCGATCGCCGAGATGCTGGCCCAGATCTTGGGAGGTGGGGCAACGGTGGTGGCTCCCTTAGCAGCCCAGGCTGCAGGGGTCCCTGTGACTGAAATTCGGCTTATCAATGGTTCAGGACTGGGGCAAGAAAATCAGATTTCCCCACGGGCTGCGGCAGCCATGATGATGGCCTTGCAGCGATCGCTCCAACCGTATAGCTTAACGATCGCCGACCTGATGCCTGTGATTGGCCGTGATGTAGGCACCGCCGAAGGGCGCAAGTTACCTACCCATACTGCCATCAAGACGGGCACTTTGTGGGATGTGAGTGCCTTAACCGGGGTTTTCCCCACGGAAAAACATGGCCTCATCTGGTTTACGATCATCAATCGCGGCACGGATATTGACCTGCTACGGGCACAGCAGGATCAACTGGTACAAAGCTTGGCCCGCCAGTGGGGAGTTGCCCCCATCCCGCCCGCAACCCTCACCCCCCATATCTGGCGCAATCCCGATGATCAAATGCTGGGGGCCTTAGGTCGCAATTATGCCTTAGTACCGGGGCGAGGTTAG
- the ffh gene encoding signal recognition particle protein has product MFDALAERLESAWKSLRGQDKITESNIQEALREVRRALLEADVNFQVVKDFVAEVQQAALGAAVISGVRPDQQFIKIVYDELVRVMGESNVPLAQAEPPPTIVLMAGLQGTGKTTATAKLALHLRKQGRSALMVATDVYRPAAIDQLVTLGHQIDVPVFELGTEVNPVEIARQGIARAREAGFDTVLIDTAGRLQIDPVMMAELAEIKAIAQPHEVLLVVDAMTGQEAANLTRTFHEQIGITGAILTKMDGDTRGGAALSVRQISGQPIKFIGVGEKVEALQPFYPDRMASRILGMGDVLTLVEKAQEAVDIADAEKMQAKILSAQFDFNDFLKQMRLLKNMGSFAGFLKLVPGMPKLSSNQLEEAEVKLKLAESMINSMTAEERRNPELLAASPSRRRRIAQGSGHRETDVSKLVTEFQKMRTMMQQMGQGGFPGMPGMGLPTPFGGPPPQGWRGHPGGSMKKKKKLKKKKGFGDL; this is encoded by the coding sequence ATGTTTGATGCCCTCGCCGAGCGCCTAGAGTCTGCCTGGAAGTCCCTCCGGGGTCAGGACAAAATCACCGAAAGTAATATCCAGGAAGCGCTGCGGGAAGTGCGTCGTGCCCTGCTGGAAGCTGATGTGAACTTCCAAGTGGTGAAAGACTTTGTCGCCGAGGTGCAGCAAGCCGCCTTGGGCGCAGCGGTGATCAGCGGTGTCCGGCCTGATCAGCAGTTTATCAAGATTGTTTACGACGAACTGGTGCGGGTCATGGGGGAAAGCAATGTGCCCCTTGCCCAAGCAGAGCCACCGCCAACGATCGTCCTGATGGCCGGGTTGCAGGGGACGGGGAAGACGACCGCCACGGCAAAGTTGGCCCTGCACCTGCGTAAACAGGGGCGATCGGCCCTGATGGTCGCTACTGATGTGTATCGCCCCGCCGCGATCGACCAGTTGGTGACCCTGGGCCACCAGATTGACGTGCCTGTGTTTGAGCTAGGCACGGAGGTGAATCCAGTGGAGATTGCCCGCCAGGGAATTGCCAGGGCCAGGGAAGCGGGGTTTGATACGGTCCTGATCGATACGGCAGGCCGCTTGCAGATTGACCCGGTCATGATGGCAGAGTTAGCGGAAATTAAAGCGATCGCCCAACCCCATGAGGTTCTCTTGGTCGTGGATGCCATGACGGGCCAGGAAGCGGCAAACCTGACGCGCACCTTCCATGAGCAGATTGGCATCACGGGGGCTATCCTCACCAAAATGGACGGGGATACCCGGGGTGGGGCGGCCCTCTCAGTGCGGCAAATTTCTGGTCAACCGATTAAGTTCATTGGGGTGGGCGAAAAAGTCGAAGCGCTACAACCCTTTTACCCCGATCGCATGGCCTCGCGGATTTTGGGCATGGGGGATGTCCTGACCCTGGTGGAAAAGGCCCAGGAAGCAGTCGATATTGCCGACGCCGAGAAGATGCAAGCGAAAATCCTCTCGGCCCAGTTCGACTTCAACGACTTCCTCAAGCAAATGCGGCTCCTGAAAAATATGGGGTCCTTTGCAGGCTTCCTCAAGCTGGTGCCGGGAATGCCGAAGCTTTCTAGTAATCAACTGGAGGAGGCTGAAGTCAAGCTGAAGCTGGCGGAATCCATGATTAACTCCATGACCGCCGAAGAGCGGCGCAACCCGGAACTGTTGGCCGCCTCCCCCAGTCGCCGTCGCCGCATTGCCCAGGGATCGGGCCACCGTGAAACCGATGTGAGTAAGCTGGTCACCGAGTTTCAGAAGATGCGCACCATGATGCAACAAATGGGCCAAGGCGGCTTCCCTGGAATGCCAGGCATGGGACTGCCGACTCCCTTTGGCGGCCCGCCACCCCAGGGTTGGCGGGGGCATCCGGGTGGCAGCATGAAGAAGAAAAAGAAACTTAAGAAGAAAAAAGGGTTTGGCGATTTGTAG